The Candidatus Abyssobacteria bacterium SURF_5 genome has a window encoding:
- a CDS encoding HEPN domain-containing protein: MKPPEQAKRQLVKQWLAKAEEDFGLAEHLLSEHSPYLGAVGFHSQQAAEKYLKAFLVYHQIDFPKTHDLVEILDLLEPVAPALAQSLQDIRALNPYGVEIRYPGDIPELSANEAHLAVELAGKVRKEILATIKGQT; the protein is encoded by the coding sequence ATGAAGCCGCCTGAGCAAGCAAAGCGCCAGCTTGTCAAGCAATGGCTTGCCAAAGCTGAAGAAGATTTCGGGTTGGCCGAACACCTTCTTTCAGAGCATTCGCCATATCTCGGCGCTGTGGGTTTTCACAGTCAACAGGCCGCCGAGAAATACCTGAAAGCTTTCCTCGTTTATCACCAAATCGACTTTCCCAAGACACACGACTTGGTTGAAATTCTCGACCTTCTGGAGCCGGTCGCCCCGGCGTTGGCTCAGTCGCTTCAGGACATTCGCGCTTTGAACCCCTATGGAGTCGAAATCCGATATCCCGGAGATATCCCGGAACTGAGTGCGAATGAGGCCCACTTGGCGGTCGAACTTGCGGGTAAGGTGCGAAAAGAAATTCTCGCAACAATAAAGGGTCAAACGTAA
- a CDS encoding nucleotidyltransferase domain-containing protein: protein MDGALLSRTVINSSESIIEFADVLRHQIFRSSNPISFFDSMICSVYDKKKVGQIRIEGTVGIDEKLVNEIVRRILAIASPNRIILFGSASTGGMTRDSDIDLLILEDSPGNVREESVRLRDALRGLGYPFDVIVMPTERFEETKSIIGGIAYPANRSGRVIYEAA from the coding sequence TTGGATGGCGCTCTTCTAAGCCGAACCGTGATCAATTCGTCCGAATCTATCATTGAGTTCGCTGACGTTCTTCGCCACCAGATTTTTCGATCTTCGAATCCTATCAGTTTCTTTGACTCCATGATATGTTCTGTGTATGATAAGAAAAAGGTGGGACAAATAAGAATCGAGGGAACCGTGGGCATAGACGAAAAGCTGGTCAACGAGATCGTACGGCGAATATTGGCTATCGCCAGCCCGAACCGCATTATTCTGTTCGGTTCCGCGAGCACAGGCGGGATGACCCGCGACAGTGATATTGACCTCCTCATCCTGGAGGATTCGCCGGGCAACGTTCGCGAGGAAAGTGTGCGCCTGCGTGATGCTCTCCGAGGACTCGGCTATCCTTTCGACGTTATTGTGATGCCGACCGAGCGTTTTGAGGAAACCAAGAGCATCATCGGCGGAATTGCCTATCCCGCCAACAGATCGGGCAGGGTAATCTATGAAGCCGCCTGA